From Myxococcus stipitatus, one genomic window encodes:
- a CDS encoding TonB-dependent receptor plug domain-containing protein: MRGRWCVLLLAWATAPVVWGQEPSSPAREATHSSAPSGDADVPAVVVTKQAEFVADPGVAATSASSSPAAEAPAADDVPVARTVVTASRTQERLGDTPVATEVITRAEIVASGSRDAAELLAAHPGVEVVQNFTGASLRVQGLGPEYVLVLVDGERVGGRVAGSVDLSRLSLEDVEQVEIVKGPSSVLYGSDAVGGVVNFITRKARRPLGAELRVSYGGLDRLDLDGTGEARGESWGLRLTGGLQRRASYDLDTADVGTTGSTLDGFDLSASGDLKTRGAMTLEGSAGFSRRTQRGVDLGVAGAVFDRASRDNNLTGRLAPSWRLGSGATLRVEGSYAHFQRTYLRDQRRASALDTVEKTKEQQGRLGVQLDARVGERHAFVVGTEALGEWLVADRLGGSGKGDRGRFSVYAQDSWTLWTGPRLVVVPGARVDVDTQFGTAVTPRLAAKLDPLSWLTLRGSHGWGYRAPGFQELLLDFENPTVGYTVRGNPDLKPERSRSLSFSTEVRPSDASLVWASAYQHSLRDMIGTSLEQDGELQRFTYVNVSRARVRGGELGVRQRLPWRLSLEVTYSLTDGWDEELDRSLEGQPRHRFTSQATWRHREWGLETWARASLVGKRPFYHDTDGDGLANPYEADPYVTLDARVAWRVREQLQLFVLGTNLADAGNATDLPIPPRTFQAGVAVRL, encoded by the coding sequence ATGCGCGGGCGTTGGTGTGTGCTGTTGCTGGCTTGGGCCACTGCTCCGGTCGTGTGGGGGCAGGAGCCGTCCTCGCCCGCGCGAGAGGCGACCCACTCCTCCGCGCCGAGCGGGGATGCGGATGTTCCCGCGGTCGTTGTGACGAAGCAGGCCGAATTCGTCGCGGATCCAGGGGTCGCGGCGACTTCGGCATCTTCGTCTCCGGCCGCGGAGGCGCCGGCCGCGGACGACGTGCCGGTGGCGCGCACGGTGGTGACGGCGTCGCGCACGCAGGAGCGGCTGGGCGACACGCCCGTGGCGACGGAGGTCATCACCCGGGCGGAAATCGTGGCGAGTGGTTCGCGCGACGCGGCGGAGCTGCTGGCGGCGCACCCGGGCGTCGAAGTCGTGCAGAACTTCACCGGCGCGTCGCTGCGCGTGCAGGGCCTGGGGCCCGAGTACGTGCTGGTGCTGGTGGACGGGGAGCGCGTGGGGGGCCGCGTGGCCGGCAGCGTGGACCTGTCCCGCCTGTCCCTCGAGGACGTGGAGCAGGTGGAGATCGTCAAGGGGCCGTCCTCGGTCCTCTACGGCAGCGACGCGGTGGGCGGCGTGGTGAACTTCATCACGCGCAAGGCGCGCAGGCCGCTGGGCGCGGAGCTGCGCGTCTCCTACGGCGGCCTGGACCGGCTGGACCTGGATGGCACGGGCGAGGCGCGGGGCGAGAGCTGGGGCCTGCGGCTGACGGGCGGGCTGCAGCGGCGCGCGTCGTACGACCTGGACACCGCGGACGTGGGCACCACGGGCAGCACGCTGGACGGCTTCGACCTGTCCGCCAGCGGCGACCTGAAGACGCGGGGCGCGATGACGCTGGAGGGCTCGGCGGGCTTCTCGCGCCGCACGCAGCGAGGCGTGGACCTGGGTGTCGCGGGGGCCGTCTTCGACCGGGCCAGCCGCGACAACAACCTCACCGGGCGCCTGGCGCCGTCGTGGCGGTTGGGCAGTGGCGCCACGCTGCGCGTGGAGGGCTCCTATGCCCACTTCCAGCGCACGTACCTGCGCGACCAGCGCCGCGCCTCCGCGCTGGACACGGTGGAGAAGACGAAGGAGCAGCAGGGCCGGCTGGGCGTGCAGCTCGACGCGCGCGTGGGCGAGCGACATGCCTTCGTCGTGGGCACCGAGGCGCTGGGCGAGTGGCTCGTGGCGGATCGGCTCGGGGGTTCCGGCAAGGGTGACCGCGGCCGCTTCTCCGTGTACGCGCAGGACAGCTGGACGCTGTGGACGGGGCCTCGCCTGGTGGTCGTCCCCGGCGCGCGCGTGGACGTGGACACGCAGTTCGGCACCGCGGTGACTCCGAGGCTGGCGGCCAAACTGGACCCGCTGTCGTGGCTCACGCTGCGCGGCAGCCATGGCTGGGGCTACCGCGCGCCGGGCTTCCAGGAGCTGCTGCTGGACTTCGAGAACCCCACCGTCGGCTACACGGTGCGGGGCAACCCGGACCTGAAGCCGGAGCGCTCGCGCAGCCTGAGCTTCTCCACGGAGGTCCGTCCGTCGGACGCATCGCTCGTGTGGGCCAGCGCGTACCAGCACTCGCTGCGCGACATGATTGGCACCTCGCTCGAACAGGACGGCGAGCTGCAGCGCTTCACCTACGTCAACGTGTCCCGCGCGCGGGTGCGGGGCGGCGAGCTGGGCGTGCGGCAGCGGCTGCCGTGGCGCCTGTCACTGGAGGTGACGTACTCGCTCACCGACGGCTGGGACGAGGAGCTGGACCGGTCGCTCGAGGGACAGCCCAGGCACCGGTTCACGTCGCAGGCCACGTGGCGCCACCGCGAGTGGGGCCTGGAGACGTGGGCGCGCGCGTCGCTGGTGGGCAAGCGCCCCTTCTATCACGACACGGACGGTGACGGGCTGGCCAACCCCTACGAGGCCGACCCCTACGTCACCCTCGACGCGCGTGTGGCGTGGCGCGTGCGCGAGCAACTCCAGCTCTTCGTGCTCGGCACCAACCTCGCGGATGCCGGCAACGCCACGGACCTTCCCATCCCACCTCGAACCTTCCAGGCCGGCGTCGCCGTCCGGCTGTGA
- the aat gene encoding leucyl/phenylalanyl-tRNA--protein transferase, translated as MPIYLLSDEHPELFPPPERADKSGVLAVGGDLRPQRLLAAYSRGIFPWFSEGDPILWHSPDPRFVLEPDKLHVGRSLRKTMTRGHYEVRYDTAFARVITECGRVPRPGQTGTWITDDMLEAYVDLHEQGFAHSVEAWAEGELKGGLYGVSLGSAFFGESMFALAPDASKVAFATAVERFRAWGFQLIDCQVETEHLARFGAEAWPRKRFLAALQKALREPTRQGPWTESPPPPAS; from the coding sequence GTGCCCATCTATCTGTTGAGTGACGAGCACCCGGAGCTGTTCCCTCCTCCGGAGCGCGCGGACAAGAGCGGAGTGCTCGCCGTGGGCGGAGACCTGCGGCCCCAGCGGCTGCTGGCCGCCTACTCGCGCGGCATCTTCCCGTGGTTCAGCGAGGGAGACCCCATCCTCTGGCACTCGCCGGACCCGCGCTTCGTGCTGGAGCCGGACAAGCTCCACGTGGGCCGCAGCCTGCGCAAGACGATGACGCGCGGCCACTACGAGGTGCGCTACGACACGGCCTTCGCGCGCGTCATCACCGAGTGCGGCCGGGTGCCGCGCCCCGGGCAGACGGGGACCTGGATCACCGACGACATGCTGGAGGCCTATGTCGACCTGCACGAGCAGGGCTTCGCGCACTCGGTGGAGGCCTGGGCGGAGGGGGAGCTGAAGGGCGGGCTGTACGGCGTGTCGCTCGGCTCGGCCTTCTTCGGGGAGAGCATGTTCGCGCTGGCGCCGGACGCGTCGAAGGTCGCGTTCGCGACGGCGGTGGAGCGCTTCCGCGCCTGGGGCTTCCAGCTCATCGACTGCCAGGTGGAGACCGAGCACCTGGCCCGCTTCGGCGCGGAGGCGTGGCCGCGCAAGCGCTTCCTGGCCGCGCTCCAGAAGGCCCTGCGCGAGCCGACGCGCCAGGGCCCGTGGACGGAGAGTCCCCCGCCCCCTGCCTCCTGA
- a CDS encoding pilus assembly protein N-terminal domain-containing protein produces the protein MHARMYSVGALLAFLVPALAGAWPVDLVVKLESGKERFQKLAAVDWVEVEDPSVATAEVLSGSNELLLTGQKEGRTLLLLYAEGRFAVWRLTVGNPPTEDVAPRLAAARKVCPDLQANQGLERSLTATVKDAPCRAALLEVLRTDAFLARELELTFELPALQEQLASMGAALQPLGLEARYSGAGLVMTGTASREDWRKALWELFRRAVGRVPLEDRVEVKAPEPPAAAPDAGTAAVAEPPVPVEILKPAPSKRTRKPR, from the coding sequence ATGCACGCTCGCATGTATTCTGTTGGAGCACTCCTGGCCTTCCTCGTCCCCGCCCTGGCCGGGGCGTGGCCGGTGGACCTGGTCGTCAAGCTGGAGAGCGGGAAGGAGCGCTTCCAGAAGCTGGCGGCCGTGGACTGGGTGGAGGTGGAGGACCCCTCCGTGGCCACCGCCGAGGTCCTGTCCGGCAGCAACGAACTGTTGCTCACCGGTCAGAAGGAGGGGCGCACGCTGCTGCTCCTGTATGCCGAGGGGCGCTTCGCGGTGTGGCGGCTGACGGTGGGCAACCCTCCCACCGAGGACGTGGCGCCCCGGCTGGCCGCCGCGCGCAAGGTGTGTCCGGACCTCCAGGCGAACCAGGGCCTGGAGCGCTCGCTGACGGCCACGGTGAAGGACGCCCCGTGCCGCGCGGCGCTGCTGGAGGTGCTGCGCACCGACGCGTTCCTGGCGCGGGAGCTGGAGCTGACCTTCGAGCTGCCGGCGCTCCAGGAGCAGCTCGCGTCGATGGGCGCGGCGCTCCAGCCGCTGGGCCTGGAGGCGCGCTACAGCGGCGCGGGCCTGGTGATGACGGGCACCGCGAGCCGCGAGGACTGGCGCAAGGCGCTGTGGGAGCTGTTCCGTCGCGCCGTGGGGCGCGTGCCGCTGGAGGACCGGGTGGAGGTGAAGGCCCCGGAGCCCCCGGCCGCGGCGCCCGACGCGGGGACCGCCGCCGTCGCCGAGCCGCCGGTGCCGGTGGAGATCCTCAAGCCGGCCCCGTCGAAGCGCACGCGCAAGCCGCGCTGA
- a CDS encoding LVIVD repeat-containing protein has translation MRTLPLLVATTLLSLSCSESSPGGGHVTGNLDEGDWRDTGPFAGCAVDTATRDCGGLSTFDPTGCTPGGLASLALDGVYTVHVRGRNPRYAGAPGFTTQALRLDASGEQYAGGLVLDTRQVDAGGNVFLSSSRTEPSTGAIRRRSYLGCQSPEPDRLQGCYVECVGDRLEVEGTFDARKVTPRAGESEASGLERVSETFVSTGVPVDVYVTHGHAYVVSLGGGLFVYDLADPAHPVLTEHVLRANDNSWNGVWAYQDALYVASAARGVIVFDLTDPGHPVEVFATGRQRTNVHTVFVQGARLFAASPAPSGEVLVYSLVDPFAPQLTGTFQAAGFDAATSYGPHDMFAFEDRLYVSFWRAGYVIASLTNPDTPRELGAYRYERSTSHASAVGRFGGRLIAFEGGEDWGAHLRVLDVTDPTAIHLVGEYRLGEHVSLHNMVLVGTKLYVAWYQEGVRVLDVSTPEAPREVAHYNTFRAGDPGRGSSFYDGAIGMRVPGDGYLYVVDTSRGLLVLREP, from the coding sequence ATGCGCACCCTCCCCCTCCTGGTCGCCACGACCCTGCTGTCGCTGTCCTGCTCCGAGTCCTCGCCCGGCGGCGGCCACGTCACGGGCAACCTCGACGAGGGCGACTGGCGGGACACCGGCCCGTTCGCGGGCTGCGCGGTGGACACCGCGACCCGGGACTGCGGCGGCCTGAGCACGTTCGACCCCACCGGCTGCACGCCCGGCGGGCTCGCGTCCCTGGCGCTCGACGGCGTCTACACGGTGCACGTGCGTGGACGCAACCCGCGCTACGCCGGGGCCCCCGGCTTCACCACGCAGGCCCTTCGGCTGGACGCGTCCGGCGAGCAGTACGCCGGAGGGCTCGTCCTGGACACGCGACAGGTGGACGCGGGCGGCAACGTCTTCCTCTCCAGTTCGCGCACCGAGCCCTCCACCGGCGCCATCCGTCGCCGCTCGTACCTGGGCTGTCAGTCGCCGGAGCCCGACCGGCTCCAGGGCTGCTACGTCGAATGCGTGGGAGACCGGCTGGAGGTGGAGGGGACCTTCGACGCGAGGAAGGTGACGCCCCGCGCGGGCGAGTCCGAGGCCTCCGGCCTGGAGCGCGTCTCCGAGACCTTCGTGTCGACGGGGGTGCCCGTGGACGTCTACGTGACGCACGGCCACGCGTACGTCGTCTCGCTGGGCGGCGGCCTCTTCGTCTACGACCTGGCCGACCCGGCCCACCCCGTGCTGACCGAGCACGTCCTGCGCGCCAACGACAACAGCTGGAACGGCGTCTGGGCGTACCAGGACGCGCTCTACGTCGCGAGCGCCGCGCGCGGCGTCATCGTCTTCGACCTGACGGACCCGGGCCACCCGGTGGAGGTGTTCGCGACCGGCCGCCAGCGCACCAACGTCCACACCGTGTTCGTCCAGGGCGCGCGGCTGTTCGCCGCCTCCCCGGCCCCCAGCGGGGAGGTGCTCGTCTACAGCCTGGTCGACCCGTTCGCCCCTCAGCTGACGGGGACGTTCCAGGCCGCGGGCTTCGACGCCGCCACGTCCTACGGCCCCCACGACATGTTCGCCTTCGAGGACCGGCTGTACGTGAGCTTCTGGCGCGCCGGCTATGTCATCGCCTCGCTGACGAACCCGGACACGCCCCGGGAGCTGGGCGCCTACCGCTACGAGCGCTCCACCAGCCACGCCAGCGCGGTGGGCCGCTTCGGCGGGCGCCTCATCGCCTTCGAGGGCGGCGAGGACTGGGGCGCGCACCTGCGCGTGCTCGACGTGACCGACCCCACCGCCATCCACCTCGTCGGCGAGTACCGGCTGGGCGAGCACGTCTCCCTGCACAACATGGTGCTGGTGGGGACGAAGCTCTACGTCGCCTGGTACCAGGAGGGCGTGCGCGTGCTGGACGTGTCGACCCCGGAGGCGCCGCGCGAGGTGGCCCACTACAACACCTTCCGCGCGGGCGACCCGGGCCGGGGCTCGAGCTTCTACGACGGCGCCATCGGCATGCGCGTGCCGGGCGACGGCTACCTCTACGTCGTGGACACCTCGCGCGGCCTGCTCGTGCTGCGCGAGCCCTGA
- a CDS encoding LEA type 2 family protein has translation MSSVMRSTSPVVRLAALLALGLGCASAPTRPSVQTALLAQDTVVVSQGLTDAALRFEARVAGPSGGVVERAEYELVSDGQVMKQGAAKLGTPLAGAGGADVSFQERAAYVQGPEDLARLSAQGGTVLLALRGFLVVRQGDKEEKLPFAASRAVRVPRLPTVVVEELDGARYSAEEVQLNLRLGIRNPNPFPLKLSGLTWKVAVAGKALDSGTLAEADSVDASATGVYPVEVAVTKDSWGPEVKALISRGILPYGVTGELTGPLMRVPYSLSGEVKLNVSR, from the coding sequence ATGTCTAGCGTGATGCGCTCGACTTCGCCCGTCGTCCGACTGGCGGCACTGCTGGCGTTGGGGCTGGGCTGTGCCTCGGCCCCGACGCGACCGTCCGTCCAGACCGCCCTCCTCGCCCAGGACACCGTCGTGGTGTCCCAGGGCCTCACCGACGCCGCCCTGCGCTTCGAGGCCCGCGTGGCCGGCCCCTCCGGCGGCGTGGTGGAGCGCGCGGAGTACGAGCTCGTCTCGGACGGACAGGTGATGAAGCAGGGCGCGGCGAAGCTGGGCACACCCCTGGCGGGCGCCGGCGGGGCGGACGTCTCCTTCCAGGAGCGCGCCGCCTACGTCCAGGGCCCGGAGGACCTGGCGCGGCTGAGCGCCCAGGGCGGCACGGTGCTGCTGGCCCTGCGCGGCTTCCTGGTGGTGCGCCAGGGGGACAAAGAGGAGAAGTTGCCGTTCGCCGCCAGCCGCGCGGTGCGCGTGCCCCGGCTGCCCACGGTGGTGGTGGAGGAGCTGGACGGGGCGCGCTACTCGGCCGAGGAGGTGCAGCTCAACCTCCGGCTGGGTATCCGCAACCCCAACCCCTTCCCCTTGAAGCTCAGCGGGTTGACGTGGAAGGTGGCGGTGGCGGGCAAGGCGCTGGACAGCGGGACGCTGGCGGAGGCGGACAGCGTGGACGCGTCCGCGACGGGCGTCTATCCGGTGGAGGTGGCGGTGACGAAGGACTCCTGGGGGCCGGAGGTGAAGGCCCTCATCTCCCGGGGCATCCTGCCCTATGGGGTGACGGGCGAGCTGACCGGGCCGCTGATGCGGGTGCCGTATTCACTGTCGGGCGAGGTGAAGCTGAACGTGTCCCGGTAG
- a CDS encoding heme/hemin ABC transporter substrate-binding protein: MNRVLRASLVVLSLSALPVLAAEPSAPKAPAKAATPVTEPRLVLVGPTITETVFALGAGAQVVGVDDISLALPGVAGKPRVGYQRALSAETVLALRPTRLLATEEAGPPGVLEQLRTAGTDVVLFPNRPTLDEARKRIREVASRLGREAQGEALVAELEKDLKVAAERVAAAKGRKPLKVLAIYARGANALMVAGTETASDELIRLSGGVNAVPGFSGHRPLTAEEVVAAAPDLVLIPTGSLKAVGGAEGLSKVPGLAQVKGWKVTSVDDVNFMGLGPRLGKAVGHIQDAMQLPVRSGT; the protein is encoded by the coding sequence ATGAATCGCGTGCTGCGTGCGTCGCTGGTGGTCCTGTCGCTGTCGGCCCTCCCGGTGCTGGCGGCGGAGCCCTCCGCTCCGAAGGCCCCCGCCAAGGCGGCGACCCCGGTGACGGAGCCCCGGTTGGTGCTGGTGGGGCCCACCATCACCGAGACGGTCTTCGCCCTCGGCGCGGGAGCGCAGGTGGTGGGCGTGGACGACATCAGCCTGGCGCTGCCCGGCGTCGCGGGGAAGCCGAGGGTGGGCTACCAGCGCGCGCTGTCGGCGGAGACGGTGCTGGCCCTGAGGCCCACGCGACTGCTGGCGACCGAGGAGGCCGGCCCTCCGGGCGTCCTCGAGCAACTGCGCACCGCGGGGACGGACGTGGTGCTGTTCCCCAATCGCCCCACGCTCGACGAGGCCCGGAAGCGCATCCGCGAGGTGGCCAGCCGCCTGGGCCGCGAGGCGCAGGGCGAAGCGCTCGTCGCGGAGCTGGAGAAGGACCTGAAGGTCGCGGCGGAGCGCGTGGCGGCGGCCAAGGGGCGCAAGCCGCTGAAGGTGCTGGCCATCTACGCGCGTGGCGCCAATGCCCTCATGGTCGCGGGGACGGAGACGGCGTCGGACGAGCTCATCCGCCTGTCCGGTGGCGTCAACGCGGTGCCGGGGTTCTCGGGGCACCGGCCCCTCACCGCCGAGGAGGTCGTCGCGGCCGCGCCGGACCTCGTCCTGATTCCCACCGGCTCGTTGAAGGCGGTGGGGGGCGCGGAGGGGCTGTCGAAGGTGCCGGGCCTGGCGCAGGTGAAGGGTTGGAAGGTCACCAGCGTGGATGACGTCAACTTCATGGGCCTGGGGCCTCGGCTGGGCAAGGCCGTGGGCCACATCCAGGACGCCATGCAGCTGCCGGTGCGGAGCGGGACATGA
- a CDS encoding WD40 repeat domain-containing protein, whose translation MRSQPPVITAANASRLRRVRELRPGEPTSAHDHRLAFDPRGDRVVAMEAAGTWARWWSLEEGAASVSPREPLAQGGPRCLLPDADHVLGVGRAGPASGGSLLPDGLWRPRLVLLSARDGTLVRQEPLPHAVTALACSRDGQFVAVVMDEGAVLLWDVRAWRLVRALEGMPGVPGSPSEVVVSRCAFSPDGRYLAAVSTRWSEPRTQGLVWLWDLVTGEGPWCLSLDTPVSHGLAFHPTKPWLAVSGGERFVAVIDVEARRPLRQSPGFFGYGCHLDFGATGDVLLASADGFGFTVRDFETGEARFEVHQEGNVSDACFSPDGRFIAHGEWGGVVSLWAVED comes from the coding sequence ATGCGCTCCCAGCCCCCCGTCATCACCGCCGCCAACGCCTCGCGCTTGAGGCGCGTGCGCGAGCTCCGTCCGGGTGAGCCGACCTCCGCCCACGACCATCGCCTCGCCTTCGACCCTCGGGGCGACCGCGTGGTGGCGATGGAGGCGGCCGGGACGTGGGCGCGCTGGTGGTCGCTGGAGGAGGGGGCGGCGTCGGTCTCCCCGCGCGAACCGCTCGCGCAAGGCGGTCCCCGCTGCCTCCTCCCCGACGCGGACCACGTCCTGGGCGTGGGGCGCGCGGGCCCGGCCTCCGGGGGCAGCCTCCTGCCCGATGGGCTCTGGCGTCCGAGGCTGGTGCTGCTGTCCGCGCGCGATGGGACGCTCGTGCGACAGGAGCCGCTGCCCCACGCCGTCACGGCCCTGGCGTGCTCCCGGGACGGCCAGTTCGTGGCGGTGGTGATGGACGAGGGCGCGGTCCTCCTCTGGGACGTCCGGGCGTGGCGGCTCGTGCGCGCGCTGGAGGGAATGCCGGGGGTGCCCGGCAGCCCCTCGGAGGTCGTCGTATCCAGGTGCGCGTTCTCTCCGGATGGCCGGTACCTGGCGGCGGTGTCCACGCGCTGGTCCGAGCCGAGGACGCAAGGCCTGGTGTGGCTCTGGGACCTCGTCACCGGCGAGGGGCCCTGGTGCCTGTCGCTCGACACGCCCGTGTCGCACGGGCTCGCGTTCCACCCCACGAAGCCCTGGCTCGCCGTGAGTGGCGGCGAGCGCTTCGTCGCCGTCATCGACGTCGAGGCGCGGCGGCCCCTCCGCCAGTCGCCGGGTTTCTTCGGGTACGGCTGTCACCTGGACTTCGGCGCCACCGGGGACGTGCTGCTCGCGTCGGCGGATGGCTTCGGCTTCACCGTCCGCGACTTCGAGACGGGCGAGGCGCGGTTCGAGGTCCACCAGGAGGGGAACGTGAGCGACGCGTGCTTCTCTCCCGACGGCCGGTTCATCGCCCATGGGGAGTGGGGCGGCGTCGTCTCGCTGTGGGCCGTCGAGGACTGA
- a CDS encoding HmuY family protein, which translates to MSIASFRPVSRWGRAAAVLLLSGWLSACGDDDLVPDPGPEPEVPEQPEEPELPANGTHIRHSLNADGSITTVVDSTSRDVWIGFDLDTGTQVAADKDEVWDLAFQRFGIRSRGGNNGTGGVEVAVVTDKTFAQITQAPATGYLVDAADGDDEGTDPDTVFQANGGWYAYDITTHKLVAREQVYVVRTDSKAYFKVQMLSYYDDAGTPSILALRWAKVAAPVSAGALGGEVSARDASVGATR; encoded by the coding sequence ATGTCCATTGCGTCCTTCCGCCCTGTTTCCCGGTGGGGCCGCGCCGCCGCGGTCCTCCTGCTGTCCGGCTGGCTGTCCGCCTGCGGTGACGACGACCTGGTTCCGGACCCCGGGCCGGAGCCGGAGGTCCCCGAGCAGCCGGAGGAGCCGGAGCTGCCCGCGAACGGCACGCACATCCGCCACTCGCTGAACGCGGACGGCTCCATCACCACGGTCGTCGACTCGACGAGCCGCGACGTGTGGATTGGCTTCGACCTGGACACGGGCACGCAGGTGGCCGCGGACAAGGACGAGGTGTGGGACCTGGCGTTCCAGCGCTTCGGCATCCGCTCTCGTGGTGGCAACAACGGCACCGGCGGAGTGGAAGTGGCCGTGGTGACGGACAAGACCTTCGCGCAAATCACCCAGGCGCCAGCCACGGGCTACCTGGTGGACGCGGCGGACGGTGACGACGAGGGTACGGATCCCGACACTGTCTTCCAGGCGAACGGCGGCTGGTACGCCTACGACATCACCACGCACAAGCTGGTCGCGCGTGAGCAGGTGTACGTCGTGCGCACGGACTCGAAGGCGTACTTCAAGGTCCAGATGTTGTCCTACTACGACGATGCGGGCACGCCCTCCATCCTCGCGCTGCGGTGGGCGAAGGTGGCCGCGCCAGTGTCCGCTGGGGCACTCGGCGGCGAGGTATCCGCCCGTGACGCGTCCGTCGGCGCGACCCGCTGA
- a CDS encoding hemin-degrading factor — protein MHPSSEVQTMNSQPVSQGVSPDPSVLRQQWNALREAQPRTRIRDAAEQLGVSEAQLLATGIGDDVVRLDPRPGELLLRLEALGKVMTLTRNASAVHEKRGVYRKVEVNGAVALALDEDIDLRLFLSRWRFGFAVREARPEGTRRSLHFFDASGTAVHKVYLEDEAGVDAFERLVADFQHTEQSRELPVEPVSPPETPRPDSDIDVVGLVEGWRGLQDTHDFFPLLRKFKVARTQALRLVGQELTTRVAPASLTWVLEKVAASGLPIMVFVGNPGAIQIHTGPVKTVKAMGPWMNVLDPSFNLHLRTDHIHSAWVVRKPTRDGVVTSLELFDAAGENIALLFGKRKPGVPESHDWRALMAELIAALPATEVA, from the coding sequence ATGCATCCTTCCTCCGAGGTCCAGACGATGAACTCCCAGCCTGTTTCCCAGGGCGTCTCGCCCGACCCTTCCGTCCTTCGCCAGCAGTGGAACGCGCTGCGCGAGGCCCAGCCGCGCACCCGCATCCGTGACGCGGCGGAACAACTTGGCGTGAGCGAGGCGCAGCTGCTCGCCACGGGTATAGGGGACGACGTCGTCCGTCTGGACCCGAGACCGGGCGAGCTGCTGCTCCGGCTGGAGGCGCTCGGCAAGGTGATGACGCTCACCCGCAACGCGTCCGCCGTCCACGAGAAGCGCGGCGTGTACCGCAAGGTGGAGGTGAACGGCGCGGTGGCGCTGGCGCTGGACGAGGACATCGACCTGCGCCTGTTCCTGTCGCGCTGGCGCTTCGGCTTCGCGGTGCGCGAGGCGCGGCCGGAGGGCACGCGGCGCAGCCTGCACTTCTTCGACGCGTCCGGCACGGCGGTGCACAAGGTCTACCTGGAGGACGAGGCTGGCGTCGACGCGTTCGAGCGGCTGGTGGCGGACTTCCAGCACACCGAGCAGTCGCGCGAGCTGCCCGTGGAGCCGGTGTCGCCTCCGGAGACGCCGCGTCCCGACTCGGACATCGACGTGGTGGGGCTGGTGGAGGGCTGGCGTGGGCTGCAGGACACGCACGACTTCTTCCCGTTGCTGCGCAAGTTCAAGGTGGCGCGCACGCAGGCGCTGCGGCTGGTGGGCCAGGAGCTGACGACGCGCGTGGCGCCCGCCTCGCTCACGTGGGTGCTGGAGAAGGTGGCCGCCTCGGGGCTGCCCATCATGGTGTTCGTCGGCAACCCGGGGGCCATCCAGATCCACACCGGCCCGGTGAAGACGGTGAAGGCGATGGGGCCGTGGATGAACGTGCTCGACCCGTCCTTCAACCTGCACCTGCGCACGGACCACATCCACTCGGCGTGGGTGGTGCGCAAGCCCACGCGCGACGGAGTCGTCACGTCGTTGGAGCTGTTCGACGCCGCGGGCGAGAACATCGCCCTGCTGTTCGGCAAGCGGAAGCCGGGCGTCCCCGAGTCCCACGATTGGCGGGCCCTCATGGCGGAGCTGATCGCCGCCCTGCCCGCCACGGAGGTGGCGTGA